In Myxococcota bacterium, a single window of DNA contains:
- a CDS encoding TatD family hydrolase translates to MLIDTHCHVENLEVLQRARESGVERFINIGCDIASSSDAQAFGMLQSDVYFSAGIHPHEASKVEPDYLEKIRSMASDPKCVGIGECGLDYYYDHSDRESQSRVFKAQIALARELTKPLIIHVRDAYEDCLSFLSEQTGGFTVIHCFSGNRDHAKAFLNLGCYLSISGIVTFKNADELRMVVRETPLDKLLIETDAPFLTPIPHRGKPNEPAFVRLVAQKIAELKEIDLAQVIEQTGKNALQIFWPQS, encoded by the coding sequence ATGTTAATCGATACCCATTGCCATGTAGAAAATTTGGAAGTGTTGCAACGCGCCCGAGAAAGCGGCGTTGAGCGCTTTATCAATATTGGTTGTGACATAGCCAGCTCGAGCGATGCTCAGGCATTCGGGATGCTTCAATCAGACGTTTACTTTTCAGCCGGCATCCACCCTCACGAAGCGTCAAAAGTAGAGCCTGATTATCTGGAAAAAATTCGGTCCATGGCCAGCGATCCAAAATGCGTTGGCATCGGCGAATGCGGCCTAGATTATTATTACGACCACTCCGACCGAGAGAGTCAAAGCCGAGTTTTTAAGGCTCAAATAGCACTAGCCAGAGAACTCACAAAGCCCCTAATTATCCACGTCCGAGACGCTTACGAAGACTGCCTCTCGTTTTTATCTGAGCAGACGGGTGGATTTACCGTCATCCACTGCTTCTCCGGCAACAGAGACCACGCCAAAGCATTCCTAAACCTAGGTTGCTATCTCTCGATCTCCGGCATCGTCACCTTCAAAAACGCTGACGAGCTCCGGATGGTTGTCAGGGAAACCCCGCTGGATAAGCTCTTGATCGAAACAGACGCGCCCTTTCTCACCCCGATCCCCCACCGCGGTAAGCCCAATGAGCCAGCCTTCGTCCGACTAGTCGCTCAAAAAATAGCCGAGCTTAAAGAAATAGATTTAGCCCAAGTGATCGAGCAAACCGGCAAAAACGCGCTGCAGATTTTTTGGCCACAATCCTAG
- a CDS encoding FAD-binding protein: MSNQTDVLVIGAGAAGAVAAARAKERGLEVRWIAKSTGASGYSSGAVDILKPAESEQADAAKAFALFQTLTAELFLMETSKAITQMGAVKKCFMVQKSQAFDLNKLSGEQILGVAEFTGLNSFEAAPVAKMLCEQGFRAKPLVVEFKPKDQESWTSFLNFAKNFDDAGEQARCLAAIGGTAQGFSHLLFPAALGLKSPGRFLENLAKQSGCMGSELLGQSHSIPGLRLGNALSRGVQIDSLAGFQREAYRVTEVTLTSGEKLAPKQIILATGRFLSGGFVDKREVLFGLPIQGDPLFSRGLKVDHQQRPLDQFGELYALNLIAAGSSIGGYDPLTDGGLARAILSGYRAGELC; encoded by the coding sequence ATGTCGAACCAAACAGATGTCCTAGTCATCGGAGCTGGCGCAGCCGGCGCGGTGGCGGCTGCTAGAGCGAAAGAACGGGGGCTTGAGGTCCGATGGATCGCTAAATCCACCGGTGCCAGTGGATACTCTTCGGGGGCTGTTGATATCTTGAAGCCCGCTGAGTCCGAGCAAGCTGACGCAGCGAAAGCATTCGCCCTGTTTCAAACGCTCACTGCCGAGTTGTTTTTGATGGAGACGAGTAAAGCGATCACTCAGATGGGTGCTGTGAAAAAGTGCTTCATGGTGCAAAAATCTCAAGCCTTCGATTTGAACAAGTTGTCTGGCGAGCAAATCCTTGGCGTTGCTGAGTTTACAGGGTTAAACAGTTTCGAAGCCGCGCCAGTTGCCAAAATGCTTTGCGAGCAGGGCTTTAGAGCCAAGCCGCTGGTGGTAGAGTTTAAGCCCAAAGATCAAGAATCCTGGACCAGCTTCTTAAACTTCGCTAAGAATTTTGATGATGCAGGTGAGCAAGCGCGTTGCTTGGCTGCGATAGGTGGCACCGCCCAAGGCTTTTCGCACCTGCTTTTCCCAGCGGCGCTCGGTTTAAAATCGCCGGGCAGGTTTTTAGAAAATTTAGCGAAGCAGTCGGGGTGTATGGGCAGCGAGTTATTAGGCCAGTCGCATTCGATCCCAGGCCTGCGCCTTGGAAATGCCTTGAGCCGGGGCGTCCAGATTGATTCTTTGGCAGGTTTTCAACGCGAAGCCTATCGTGTTACCGAAGTGACATTGACCAGCGGTGAAAAATTAGCGCCTAAGCAGATAATCCTGGCCACTGGTCGGTTTCTGAGCGGTGGTTTTGTCGATAAACGCGAAGTTCTGTTTGGTCTACCCATTCAAGGCGATCCCTTATTTTCGCGTGGCTTAAAAGTGGACCATCAACAAAGGCCGCTAGATCAGTTTGGCGAATTATATGCGCTTAATCTTATCGCCGCAGGCTCAAGCATTGGAGGCTATGATCCGCTCACTGATGGCGGCCTAGCCCGAGCAATCTTAAGCGGCTATCGCGCTGGAGAATTATGTTAA
- a CDS encoding metal ABC transporter permease has product MPDFIQTMFWPFVACLLLAGIHVYLGIHVLARQVVFVDLALAQVAALGSVVGILLGVAPKLSALVFAICGAILLVITKAKERHVSQEAYIGIFYAVALAATILASSGLPHGADELRELFSGNILWVEPETLGFAAILYAAIGLFHWVFRKQFFKASFEAGKLSYFWDFAFYCSFALVVTSSVEIAGVLLVFCYLVIPAVIATILVKNLAARLWVGWTVGALVSFVGVVISYYGDLPSGPTIVLCFAAFLLMALGVQTCRTKQMS; this is encoded by the coding sequence ATGCCTGATTTTATTCAAACCATGTTTTGGCCCTTTGTGGCTTGCCTGCTGCTGGCGGGGATTCACGTCTATTTGGGCATTCATGTGCTGGCGCGTCAGGTTGTTTTTGTGGATTTGGCTTTGGCGCAGGTAGCCGCTTTAGGCTCGGTGGTCGGGATTTTGTTAGGCGTTGCCCCGAAGTTGTCCGCACTGGTTTTTGCTATTTGCGGCGCAATTTTATTGGTGATCACCAAAGCGAAAGAACGTCATGTTTCTCAAGAAGCTTATATCGGCATCTTTTATGCAGTCGCTTTGGCCGCCACCATTTTAGCGAGCAGTGGGCTTCCTCATGGTGCGGATGAGCTTCGGGAACTTTTTTCCGGAAACATTTTATGGGTTGAGCCTGAAACGCTCGGCTTTGCTGCGATTTTATACGCGGCGATTGGGCTGTTTCACTGGGTTTTCAGAAAACAATTTTTCAAAGCTTCGTTTGAAGCTGGCAAGCTGAGTTATTTTTGGGATTTCGCTTTTTACTGCAGTTTTGCCTTGGTGGTAACAAGCTCCGTTGAAATCGCCGGTGTTTTATTGGTCTTTTGCTATTTGGTCATCCCGGCGGTTATCGCGACCATTTTGGTGAAAAATCTAGCCGCCAGGTTGTGGGTGGGATGGACCGTCGGGGCTTTGGTTAGCTTTGTCGGGGTAGTTATCTCCTACTATGGCGATTTACCATCGGGCCCAACCATTGTTTTGTGTTTTGCGGCTTTTTTACTGATGGCTTTAGGAGTTCAGACATGTCGAACCAAACAGATGTCCTAG
- the pdxH gene encoding pyridoxamine 5'-phosphate oxidase — MKYFMHSRQFLQGHLEESGLNPDPMQQFVKWFLDAKNLEPMMPDAMTLATVDADGMPDARIVLVKDPGERGINFFTNYNSHKAHQLESCPKAAGVFWWPELERQVRLRGQVSKLSAEDSAAYFAQRPRGSQLGAWCSPQSQTLENREDLELQYQRLEIEYEGKQIPRPDFWGGYLLKPFHFEFWQGRNNRLHDRFSYDLKGRQWTISRLAP, encoded by the coding sequence ATGAAGTATTTTATGCACAGTCGTCAATTTTTGCAGGGCCATTTGGAAGAATCCGGGCTTAATCCAGACCCGATGCAGCAGTTTGTAAAATGGTTCTTGGACGCCAAAAACTTAGAGCCCATGATGCCCGATGCGATGACTTTAGCTACCGTGGATGCGGACGGTATGCCAGACGCACGCATCGTATTGGTCAAGGACCCGGGCGAGCGAGGCATCAACTTCTTTACCAATTATAATAGCCATAAAGCTCACCAGCTCGAAAGTTGTCCAAAGGCCGCAGGCGTATTTTGGTGGCCAGAGCTGGAGCGCCAGGTCCGCCTACGCGGCCAGGTCAGCAAACTTTCGGCGGAAGACTCAGCCGCTTATTTTGCCCAGCGGCCCAGGGGCAGTCAACTTGGCGCCTGGTGCTCACCTCAGAGTCAGACCCTAGAAAACCGCGAAGACCTTGAGTTGCAATATCAGCGGCTGGAAATAGAATACGAAGGAAAACAAATCCCAAGGCCAGATTTTTGGGGCGGCTATTTATTAAAACCTTTCCATTTTGAATTCTGGCAGGGCCGAAATAACCGCCTTCATGATCGCTTTAGCTACGACCTAAAAGGCAGGCAATGGACGATAAGCCGCCTGGCGCCTTAA
- a CDS encoding deoxynucleoside kinase: protein MFAEGYIGIAGTIGVGKSTLTEELAKALEFEPVLEEVDGNPYLNHFYEDMKEYGTMMQIWLLNQRFRQHREFVNRISLGKIKGVVQDRTIWEDTIFARMLNHHPDKIISDLDYNTYLDLFDNMVLRELVFPQLLIYLDCKPETAIKRIHSRGRSMENAIDLDYLRSLKEHYDQFVVEMEQAGVRVLRISWEEFRPISEIVKQVHEFSLKPSHYTKWVRPLRR from the coding sequence ATGTTTGCTGAAGGATATATTGGAATTGCCGGTACGATCGGCGTTGGGAAATCTACGCTCACCGAAGAGCTTGCCAAAGCTTTAGAATTTGAGCCTGTTCTCGAAGAGGTCGATGGCAACCCTTATTTAAATCATTTTTACGAAGACATGAAAGAATACGGCACCATGATGCAGATCTGGCTGTTAAATCAGCGTTTTCGTCAGCATCGCGAGTTTGTCAATCGAATCAGTTTGGGTAAAATCAAAGGCGTGGTGCAAGATCGAACCATTTGGGAAGATACCATTTTTGCCCGAATGCTCAATCATCATCCTGATAAAATAATCAGCGATCTCGATTATAATACTTATCTAGATCTGTTTGATAACATGGTTTTAAGAGAGCTCGTTTTTCCGCAGCTTTTAATTTATCTAGACTGCAAACCAGAAACTGCCATTAAGCGCATTCACTCTCGCGGTCGAAGCATGGAAAACGCGATCGATTTAGATTATCTCAGATCGTTGAAAGAGCATTACGACCAGTTTGTCGTTGAAATGGAACAAGCGGGCGTGCGCGTGCTCAGGATTTCGTGGGAAGAGTTCAGGCCGATTTCAGAGATCGTCAAACAAGTGCATGAATTCTCACTAAAACCGTCGCACTATACCAAATGGGTTAGGCCTCTTCGGCGCTAG
- a CDS encoding TIGR01777 family oxidoreductase: MRKPNPSIAIAGSSGFLGQALAKALTLHGAEVKRLIRSQPSQGTSKEVYWNPSSGHIERVGLEGVDIVINLAGAPIADKRWTPRQKELLIQSRIQSTELLSKTLAKLKTPPKLFLSASAVGYYGTDDHKVFDESSPHGDDFLASLCVAWEEATRQAQEKGIQTIHLRSAPVLGTEGGVLKGMLPFFKTGLGAYIASGNQPISWISLADWIAAVEFLIFKSPTTGPVNLTSPNPVTNREFSETLAKVLKRPCKLNMPESLIVWRYGEMAKTMLVEGAKVQPKKLLEMGFEFEYPTLQKALAAILT, from the coding sequence ATGAGGAAGCCTAACCCGTCCATTGCTATAGCTGGTAGCTCAGGATTTTTGGGTCAGGCTCTTGCCAAAGCGCTCACACTTCATGGGGCCGAGGTTAAAAGGCTGATTCGCTCTCAGCCAAGTCAGGGTACTTCCAAAGAAGTTTATTGGAATCCTTCATCGGGACATATCGAACGGGTAGGGCTTGAAGGGGTTGATATTGTTATCAACCTCGCAGGGGCCCCAATCGCTGATAAACGCTGGACGCCGCGTCAAAAAGAGCTGCTAATTCAAAGCCGGATTCAATCGACCGAACTGCTATCTAAAACATTGGCTAAGCTGAAAACGCCTCCTAAATTGTTTCTTTCTGCTTCTGCGGTGGGGTATTATGGCACGGATGATCATAAAGTATTTGATGAAAGCAGTCCTCATGGAGATGATTTTTTGGCAAGTCTCTGTGTGGCTTGGGAAGAAGCAACACGGCAAGCACAAGAAAAAGGAATCCAAACGATCCACTTAAGAAGCGCGCCTGTTTTGGGCACTGAAGGTGGTGTTTTAAAAGGCATGTTGCCGTTTTTTAAAACCGGCCTTGGTGCTTATATTGCTTCCGGAAACCAGCCTATAAGCTGGATATCTTTAGCTGACTGGATTGCTGCAGTCGAATTTCTGATTTTTAAAAGCCCAACCACGGGTCCGGTCAATTTAACCTCACCGAACCCTGTGACCAATCGCGAATTTTCTGAGACTTTGGCTAAGGTGCTCAAAAGGCCTTGTAAGCTCAATATGCCCGAATCGCTGATTGTGTGGCGCTATGGCGAAATGGCAAAAACCATGCTCGTTGAAGGCGCGAAAGTACAGCCCAAAAAACTGCTGGAGATGGGGTTCGAGTTTGAGTACCCAACCCTGCAAAAAGCTTTGGCTGCGATTTTAACCTAG
- a CDS encoding Npt1/Npt2 family nucleotide transporter — MCIIASYGFARPVTDSLFLKHHGAQNLPLVYLLSPFVTALAIGFYNHFNVKYSLLRLLGCAAIISILVMLICLWMYELRLPGSVYMLYVWREVYMVLLVEIFWSLADTLFNLKSARRSYGLVLAIGSIGGFSNLMVGVLADHFGTSMALLGVVPCLGTCALLTWVFSKNLLVKPVVVDAQKRAVGLKALSVVKNSHYLLPLLFLIAIVQISVSLIDLQWNTFLEATYTDTDVRTGIIGKIHTVDNVLAAFLQFFAGYIIKLLGMGGVFVGIPVFLSVFVCSFIGSPRFMGAAILKISSKMFDYSLFRASKEMLYIPLSHAEKTQGKALIDILVYRIAKSSAALLMIFMLTFGLAAYSMHLVLALMVGWILLAGLIVKRYKSVVSLYNEEA; from the coding sequence ATGTGCATTATCGCGAGTTATGGCTTTGCCAGACCTGTGACCGACAGTCTGTTTTTAAAGCATCACGGCGCGCAAAATTTGCCTTTGGTTTATTTGTTGTCACCTTTTGTGACTGCACTGGCGATTGGATTTTACAATCATTTTAACGTTAAATATTCTTTGCTGCGATTGCTTGGTTGCGCCGCTATTATCAGTATTTTGGTGATGTTGATTTGTTTGTGGATGTATGAGCTTCGATTGCCTGGATCAGTTTACATGCTTTACGTTTGGCGTGAAGTTTACATGGTGTTGCTGGTCGAGATTTTCTGGAGCTTGGCGGATACGCTTTTTAACCTTAAATCTGCACGCCGCTCCTATGGGCTGGTGCTGGCCATTGGCTCGATTGGTGGATTTAGTAATTTGATGGTTGGGGTGCTGGCCGATCATTTTGGCACTTCGATGGCGTTGCTTGGCGTGGTGCCTTGTCTTGGGACCTGTGCGCTGCTCACTTGGGTGTTTTCGAAAAATTTACTGGTTAAGCCGGTAGTGGTTGACGCTCAAAAGCGGGCGGTTGGCCTGAAAGCGTTGTCGGTTGTCAAAAATAGCCATTATTTGCTGCCTTTGTTGTTCTTGATCGCGATTGTGCAAATCTCGGTTTCGTTGATTGATTTGCAGTGGAACACTTTCTTGGAAGCAACTTATACGGATACGGACGTTCGCACGGGTATTATTGGTAAGATTCATACCGTTGACAATGTTTTGGCTGCGTTTCTGCAGTTTTTTGCGGGCTATATTATCAAGCTTTTAGGCATGGGTGGCGTTTTTGTGGGCATTCCGGTGTTTTTGTCTGTGTTTGTTTGTAGCTTTATTGGCAGCCCACGATTTATGGGTGCGGCGATTTTGAAGATTTCTAGCAAGATGTTTGACTATTCTTTGTTCAGGGCTTCCAAAGAAATGCTTTATATTCCGCTTAGTCATGCCGAAAAAACGCAAGGAAAGGCGCTCATTGATATCTTGGTTTATCGAATTGCCAAGAGCAGTGCGGCCTTGTTAATGATTTTTATGCTCACTTTTGGGCTTGCAGCTTATAGTATGCATTTGGTTTTGGCCCTGATGGTAGGCTGGATTTTATTGGCTGGATTGATTGTGAAGCGCTACAAATCTGTTGTATCGTTATATAATGAGGAAGCCTAA
- a CDS encoding GNAT family protein, whose translation MPLRLRMLAPDHSEPLFELINKNIDYLKNWFEWAHNLKSQSDADNFISQSIHKNRHNKSFDAGIWLADELVGVIGFHEINWTHKQVEIGYWISEAHQGKGLVKQSVQAMMTYAFREYSLNRIEILCDTHNLRSRALAEKLGYSFEGIEREGHHFLGRFFDVACYSFLAKEFKASGEEPYVQLARQIRAP comes from the coding sequence ATGCCCCTGCGCTTACGCATGCTAGCACCCGATCATAGCGAGCCCCTTTTTGAACTTATTAATAAAAATATAGACTATTTAAAAAACTGGTTTGAGTGGGCTCATAATTTAAAATCCCAGTCAGACGCAGATAATTTTATCTCTCAGTCTATTCATAAAAACAGACATAATAAGTCCTTTGACGCAGGCATATGGCTTGCAGACGAGCTGGTTGGTGTCATTGGCTTCCATGAAATCAACTGGACCCACAAACAAGTCGAAATCGGCTACTGGATCTCCGAAGCTCATCAAGGCAAGGGTCTGGTAAAACAGTCCGTTCAAGCCATGATGACTTATGCTTTCAGAGAATACTCCCTAAACCGCATCGAAATCCTCTGCGACACCCACAACCTCCGCAGCAGAGCCCTGGCTGAAAAGCTGGGCTATTCCTTCGAAGGCATCGAGCGAGAAGGCCATCACTTTTTGGGTCGATTTTTCGACGTGGCCTGTTATTCTTTTCTGGCCAAAGAATTCAAGGCCAGCGGAGAGGAACCCTATGTCCAACTTGCAAGACAAATACGCGCCCCATAG
- a CDS encoding PaaI family thioesterase: MSNLQDKYAPHSICFGCGPANKQGLQIKSEPGPDEVIAEFHPKPHHAAFENMLSGGICGTLLDCHSNWTAAHHLMERNHLDAPPCTVTAEYAVKLLAPTPMTGPLTIRAHVVEASDRKAVVEASLESNGQVTATCRGTFVSVKEGHPAYHRW, translated from the coding sequence ATGTCCAACTTGCAAGACAAATACGCGCCCCATAGCATCTGCTTCGGTTGCGGCCCAGCCAACAAACAAGGCCTACAAATCAAAAGCGAGCCAGGCCCCGATGAAGTTATCGCCGAATTCCATCCAAAGCCGCACCATGCCGCTTTCGAAAACATGCTCAGCGGCGGCATCTGCGGCACACTTTTAGACTGCCACAGCAACTGGACCGCGGCTCACCATTTGATGGAGCGCAATCATTTGGACGCTCCCCCATGCACGGTCACGGCTGAATACGCGGTTAAACTGCTCGCCCCCACACCCATGACAGGGCCGCTCACCATCAGAGCACATGTTGTGGAGGCCAGCGACCGCAAAGCTGTGGTGGAGGCTAGCCTAGAATCGAACGGGCAAGTGACTGCCACCTGCCGGGGTACTTTTGTTAGCGTAAAAGAAGGGCACCCGGCTTATCATCGGTGGTAG
- a CDS encoding kelch repeat-containing protein: MTTRSFNPLLGQGYNSERQSLAGECVTGDVVLEGRPEASISYSTSISEQQLASELGFEVGAKARLGLLAASASTNFYNASKSDEFSISAIYTGSYFFKNRVLRHPKVLRDIRNAERWREGCGDEFVVQQTLGAKLFFSIRIDFLNEQEKNSFAARFSFDAPFASASAEVERATTSLSKRTKVTINVLQLGGHVDRVTEIFGNKDQSAYQVVQCSSGQFEHCKAVLEKAVEYATNTRTGFPAQIKASAAILSSTTQDYRAADIHIEMTPELSQQIKLVRKRLSEKYDEVYTQYMQVRRLVRESVVRVSSRQRTHFLRMENSLFDSLREITEASLLCFNSPRDCSSAYADIRDVTYLEKDFKVDFETFAQYCDLGQSPQSSKPLASTIAALVQSARKLDPISLNSDDVCYAAEQVLMRQASLSIWSDKTLDLRPFSVFTNLKYLELKNSQTADLSPLSSLSLDRLDMRYVHLHARCPFANAAKCIRADFRDKIFSSPIPRTVSVPRISHAAVLLNGGDIFISGGQFIDKGPSDELYTAGNGKFALNHAQSFSRYYHTATRLLSGDVLLVGGYGALQSAELFLDSSRSFFGLSHQPLVNRAHHTATLLPDGRVLLAGGWSGPAGVIVGNDQTPSAEIFDPAAGRFMQVAPMSLARAGHRATLLPGNRVLISGGFGITGLLSSAEIYDVAHNRWSLVGPMSHKRAEHTATTLRDGRVLIAGGYNDQAEFFDPGTERFSHLLTLMTEARGEHQAALLSDGRVAIFGGRRDATVQVGWDDEKVPGVSKTIEIFDPASGIFTRSEQNMAVPRAEFSATFIGNDKILVMGGLGGLAAYSAELLHYFSETKTRKPTTDDKPGALLLR, from the coding sequence ATGACTACCCGGAGCTTTAACCCCCTTCTTGGCCAGGGTTACAACAGTGAGCGTCAAAGCTTGGCCGGTGAATGTGTGACGGGTGACGTGGTTTTGGAAGGGAGACCCGAGGCTTCCATTTCTTACTCAACTTCAATCAGTGAACAACAACTTGCTTCTGAGCTTGGTTTTGAAGTAGGTGCTAAAGCTCGGCTAGGCCTATTGGCGGCCAGCGCTTCCACCAATTTCTATAACGCGTCTAAATCTGACGAATTCTCTATATCTGCGATCTATACCGGCAGCTATTTTTTCAAGAATCGTGTCCTTAGGCACCCGAAGGTGCTGCGTGACATTAGAAATGCTGAACGTTGGCGCGAAGGTTGCGGAGATGAATTTGTGGTTCAACAAACGTTGGGCGCCAAACTATTTTTTTCTATTCGAATTGATTTCCTAAACGAACAGGAAAAGAATTCTTTTGCCGCACGATTTAGTTTCGATGCCCCGTTTGCCTCTGCAAGCGCTGAGGTCGAAAGAGCTACGACTTCCTTAAGTAAGCGAACAAAAGTGACGATTAATGTTTTGCAGCTTGGTGGGCATGTTGATCGAGTTACAGAAATTTTTGGAAACAAAGACCAGTCAGCCTATCAGGTCGTGCAGTGTTCGAGTGGCCAATTTGAGCACTGCAAAGCGGTTCTTGAAAAAGCTGTTGAGTACGCCACGAATACTAGAACAGGTTTTCCTGCTCAAATTAAAGCGAGCGCTGCAATTTTGTCTAGCACCACCCAGGATTATCGGGCGGCAGATATTCACATAGAAATGACCCCGGAGCTCAGTCAGCAGATTAAATTGGTGCGGAAACGATTGTCAGAAAAATATGACGAAGTTTATACGCAATATATGCAGGTAAGACGTTTGGTTCGTGAAAGCGTTGTTAGGGTTAGCTCGCGTCAGCGGACGCATTTTTTGCGAATGGAAAACTCTCTATTTGATTCCCTACGCGAAATCACCGAAGCCAGCTTATTATGCTTTAATTCGCCTAGAGACTGCTCCTCAGCCTATGCCGACATCCGTGATGTAACTTACCTGGAGAAAGACTTTAAAGTAGATTTTGAGACCTTCGCTCAATATTGCGATTTGGGACAATCTCCTCAATCGTCAAAACCTTTGGCAAGTACCATTGCTGCTTTGGTGCAGTCTGCGCGTAAGTTGGATCCGATTTCTCTTAATTCAGATGACGTTTGCTATGCAGCTGAACAGGTTTTAATGAGGCAGGCGTCGCTGTCCATTTGGAGTGACAAAACCTTGGATTTACGTCCTTTCAGTGTCTTCACGAACCTAAAATATCTTGAGCTGAAAAATAGCCAGACTGCTGATCTATCGCCTTTGTCTTCGTTAAGTTTGGACCGTCTTGATATGAGGTATGTGCATCTGCATGCGCGTTGCCCGTTTGCTAATGCGGCTAAATGCATTCGTGCGGACTTTAGAGATAAGATATTCTCATCGCCCATTCCCAGGACTGTCAGCGTTCCTCGCATTTCTCATGCGGCGGTGCTGCTAAATGGAGGTGATATATTTATTTCAGGAGGCCAGTTTATTGACAAGGGGCCTTCCGACGAACTTTATACGGCTGGGAATGGAAAATTTGCCTTAAATCATGCTCAAAGTTTTTCTCGTTACTACCATACGGCCACACGCTTGCTAAGCGGGGATGTGCTTTTGGTGGGGGGGTACGGGGCATTGCAGTCCGCTGAGCTATTTTTGGATAGTTCACGAAGTTTTTTCGGATTGTCTCATCAACCGTTGGTTAATCGAGCGCACCACACTGCCACTCTGTTGCCAGATGGGCGGGTTTTATTGGCGGGTGGTTGGTCTGGGCCAGCCGGTGTGATTGTTGGTAACGATCAGACGCCGTCGGCCGAAATCTTCGATCCTGCAGCGGGTAGATTCATGCAGGTTGCTCCGATGAGTTTGGCTCGAGCTGGGCATAGGGCAACTTTACTGCCGGGTAATAGGGTGCTGATTTCGGGTGGTTTTGGCATTACCGGGCTACTTTCATCGGCAGAAATTTATGATGTTGCCCATAATCGATGGTCTCTGGTTGGTCCTATGAGCCATAAGAGGGCGGAACATACGGCGACTACTTTAAGAGATGGGCGCGTTCTGATTGCTGGTGGCTACAACGACCAGGCGGAGTTTTTCGACCCGGGCACGGAGCGATTTTCTCACTTGTTAACTTTGATGACAGAGGCTCGAGGGGAGCATCAAGCAGCTTTGCTTTCAGATGGCCGAGTAGCGATTTTTGGTGGAAGGCGTGATGCGACGGTTCAAGTAGGATGGGATGATGAGAAAGTGCCCGGAGTTAGTAAGACCATTGAGATCTTCGATCCTGCATCCGGGATTTTTACCAGAAGTGAGCAAAATATGGCCGTTCCGCGGGCTGAATTCTCTGCCACTTTTATAGGCAATGACAAAATATTGGTTATGGGCGGCCTTGGGGGATTGGCAGCGTACTCCGCAGAGTTGCTGCATTACTTTTCTGAAACCAAGACTCGAAAACCTACCACCGATGATAAGCCGGGTGCCCTTCTTTTACGCTAA